A stretch of the Phycodurus eques isolate BA_2022a chromosome 15, UOR_Pequ_1.1, whole genome shotgun sequence genome encodes the following:
- the LOC133413552 gene encoding histone H2A-like — translation MSGRGKTGGKARAKSKTRSSRAGLQFPVGRVHRLLRKGNYSERVGAGAPVYLAAVLEYLTAEILELAGNAARDNKKTRIIPRHLQLAVRNDEELNKLLGGVTIAQGGVLPNIQAVLLPKKTEKAAKSK, via the coding sequence ATGTCAGGAAGGGGCAAAACCGGTGGCAAAGCCAGAGCAAAGTCCAAGACTCGGTCTTCCCGTGCCGGACTACAGTTCCCAGTCGGTCGTGTCCACAGACTCTTGCGGAAGGGCAATTATAGTGAGCGAGTCGGTGCCGGCGCCCCCGTCTACTTGGCGGCCGTGCTCGAGTACCTGACCGCTGAGATCCTGGAGTTGGCCGGGAACGCAGCCCGCGACAACAAGAAGACCAGGATCATCCCCCGTCACCTGCAGCTGGCCGTCCGCAACGACGAGGAGCTCAACAAACTCTTGGGCGGAGTGACCATCGCACAGGGCGGTGTGTTGCCCAACATCCAGGCCGTGCTCCTCCCCAAGAAGACCGAGAAGGCAGCCAAGTCCAAGTAA
- the LOC133413551 gene encoding histone H3 has translation MARTKQTARKSTGGKAPRKQLATKAARKSAPATGGVKKPHRYRPGTVALREIRRYQKSTELLIRKLPFQRLVREIAQDFKTDLRFQSSAVMALQEASEAYLVGLFEDTNLCAIHAKRVTIMPKDIQLARRIRGERA, from the coding sequence ATGGCGAGAACCAAGCAAACCGCCCGCAAGTCTACCGGTGGCAAAGCTCCCAGGAAGCAGCTGGCCACCAAGGCGGCCCGCAAGAGCGCCCCGGCCACCGGCGGCGTCAAGAAGCCTCACCGTTACAGGCCCGGTACCGTGGCTCTCCGTGAGATCCGTCGCTACCAGAAGTCCACCGAGCTGCTCATCCGCAAGCTGCCCTTCCAGCGCCTGGTCAGGGAGATCGCTCAAGATTTCAAAACCGACCTGCGCTTCCAGAGCTCGGCCGTCATGGCTCTGCAGGAGGCCAGCGAGGCTTACCTGGTCGGCCTGTTCGAGGACACCAACCTGTGCGCCATCCACGCCAAGAGGGTCACCATCATGCCCAAAGACATCCAGCTGGCACGTCGCATCCGAGGGGAGAGAGCATAA